The Litchfieldia alkalitelluris genome has a window encoding:
- a CDS encoding protein arginine kinase encodes MSLERFIDKAISSWMNQEGPEMDIVLSSRIRLARNMENSLFPALASNEESKEVIQLFLTNFSNKKFPGIGELELLDMNELQPVEKRVLVEKHLISPHLAEDSPFGACLLSENEEISIMINEEDHIRIQCLYPGFQLEEALKTANELDDWIETSVDYAFDERRGYLTSCPTNVGTGLRASVMMHLPGLVLTQQMSRIIPAINQLGLVVRGTYGEGSEALGNIFQISNQITLGKTEEDIVGDLKSVVSQLISQERSARDALVKTSNIQLEDRVYRSYGILANSRIIESKEAAKCLSDVRLGIDLGYIRDLSSNILNELMILTQPGFLQLYSGGALRPNERDIRRATLIRERLKLEEKKTNGLEVDEI; translated from the coding sequence ATGTCACTCGAACGTTTCATCGATAAAGCAATAAGTTCTTGGATGAATCAAGAAGGCCCCGAAATGGATATTGTGCTAAGTTCAAGAATCCGCTTAGCTAGAAATATGGAAAATAGCCTTTTTCCTGCTTTAGCATCCAACGAAGAATCAAAGGAGGTCATTCAACTTTTTTTAACGAACTTTTCCAACAAAAAGTTTCCTGGAATTGGTGAGTTAGAATTATTAGATATGAATGAGCTTCAGCCAGTCGAAAAAAGAGTGCTTGTTGAGAAACATTTGATTAGCCCGCATTTAGCTGAGGATTCTCCTTTTGGAGCATGCTTGTTATCTGAGAATGAAGAAATTAGTATTATGATCAATGAAGAAGATCATATTCGAATTCAATGCTTATATCCAGGTTTTCAATTAGAAGAGGCTCTGAAAACGGCGAATGAATTAGATGATTGGATTGAAACTTCAGTTGATTATGCTTTTGATGAGAGAAGAGGATATTTAACAAGTTGTCCAACCAATGTTGGGACTGGGTTAAGGGCTTCTGTAATGATGCATTTACCTGGATTAGTATTAACACAACAAATGAGTCGGATTATTCCTGCGATCAATCAATTAGGATTGGTAGTCAGAGGCACATATGGTGAGGGTAGTGAAGCGCTAGGTAATATTTTTCAGATATCTAATCAAATTACTCTTGGTAAGACAGAAGAAGATATAGTTGGGGATTTAAAAAGTGTTGTAAGTCAGCTAATTTCGCAAGAACGTTCAGCAAGGGACGCATTAGTTAAGACTTCGAACATACAATTAGAAGACAGAGTGTATCGCTCTTATGGAATCCTAGCTAATAGCAGGATTATTGAGTCAAAGGAAGCTGCTAAATGTTTGTCGGATGTTCGATTGGGAATAGATTTAGGTTATATTAGGGATTTATCTAGTAATATACTGAATGAATTAATGATTTTAACTCAGCCTGGATTTTTGCAGTTATATTCAGGCGGGGCATTGAGACCTAATGAAAGAGATATTCGAAGAGCGACACTAATAAGAGAAAGATTAAAATTAGAAGAAAAAAAGACAAATGGCTTGGAGGTCGATGAAATATGA
- a CDS encoding UvrB/UvrC motif-containing protein yields MICQECNKRPATLHFTKIVNGDKTEVHICEHCAHEKSEMFMFSGNNGFSIHNLLAGLLNIEPAMAEPSKDTAFQKSEVIQCEKCKMTFSQFAKVGRFGCSNCYKTFGNQLNPILKRVHSGNTTHNGKIPKRIGGSIHLRKQISELKGSLQEFISLEEFEKAAEVRDQVRELERLLDENREGGQ; encoded by the coding sequence GTGATATGTCAAGAATGTAATAAGAGGCCAGCAACCCTTCATTTCACGAAAATAGTAAATGGTGATAAAACAGAGGTTCATATTTGTGAGCATTGTGCCCATGAAAAAAGTGAAATGTTTATGTTTTCAGGAAATAATGGATTTTCAATTCATAATCTATTAGCTGGGCTATTAAATATTGAGCCAGCAATGGCAGAACCAAGTAAAGATACTGCTTTTCAAAAAAGTGAAGTCATTCAGTGCGAGAAATGCAAAATGACTTTTTCTCAATTTGCTAAGGTTGGAAGATTTGGCTGTTCGAATTGTTATAAGACGTTTGGCAATCAATTAAATCCAATATTAAAGAGAGTTCATAGTGGAAATACCACTCATAATGGTAAGATTCCTAAGAGAATCGGGGGGAGTATTCACCTTAGAAAACAAATATCTGAGCTGAAGGGATCTTTGCAGGAGTTTATTAGTCTAGAGGAATTTGAAAAGGCTGCTGAGGTACGAGATCAGGTAAGGGAATTGGAACGCTTACTGGACGAAAATAGAGAGGGGGGACAATAA
- a CDS encoding CtsR family transcriptional regulator, whose amino-acid sequence MRNISDIIEQYFKQVLELSDRDIVEIKRSEVAEQFECVPSQINYVINTRFTLERGYIVESKRGGGGYIRIMKVKTNDDAHLIEQLIHLIEHRVSQASAEDVIFRLVEEDIISNREAKIMLSVIDRSVLFLELPYRDELRARMLKAMLTSLMYK is encoded by the coding sequence GTGCGAAATATTTCTGATATCATTGAACAATATTTTAAGCAGGTCCTCGAATTGAGTGATCGTGATATTGTAGAAATTAAACGAAGTGAAGTTGCAGAGCAGTTTGAATGTGTCCCATCTCAAATTAATTATGTAATTAATACAAGATTTACCCTTGAACGAGGGTATATCGTAGAAAGTAAACGTGGTGGCGGAGGCTATATTCGGATCATGAAGGTGAAAACAAATGATGATGCCCATCTAATTGAGCAATTGATTCACCTAATTGAGCACCGAGTTAGTCAGGCAAGTGCTGAAGATGTTATCTTTCGCTTAGTAGAGGAAGATATTATCTCTAACAGAGAAGCCAAGATTATGCTGAGTGTGATAGATCGTTCAGTGTTATTTCTTGAACTCCCATACCGTGATGAGTTACGTGCAAGAATGTTAAAAGCCATGTTGACATCATTGATGTATAAATAA